A genomic segment from Modestobacter roseus encodes:
- a CDS encoding formate/nitrite transporter family protein: protein MAIREEDAREELGETPGPTEDELQEAFDAIVSDGAQRLHRSWREVLTTGFAGGLEVATGVLLLFAVYAETGSHLLAGLAFSVGFIALLLARSELFTEGFLVPVTAVAAGRASLAQLGKLWSGTLLTNLLGGWMFMWLVVRAFPDLRATAIESAVHFVDAPLDLQSASLAFLAGIAITLMTRMQHGTESDPAKIVAAIAGAFVLAGLQLFHSILDSLIVFAALHAGAPFGYGDWLAWFWYTTLLNMAGGLFVVTLLRLVRSKQMIQDERAAAGA from the coding sequence GTGGCCATCCGCGAGGAGGACGCCCGGGAGGAGCTCGGCGAGACGCCGGGCCCCACCGAGGACGAACTGCAGGAGGCGTTCGACGCCATCGTCAGCGACGGCGCCCAGCGCCTGCACCGCAGCTGGCGCGAGGTGCTCACCACCGGCTTCGCCGGCGGGCTCGAGGTGGCCACCGGCGTGCTGCTGCTGTTCGCCGTCTACGCGGAGACGGGCAGCCACCTGCTGGCCGGGCTCGCCTTTTCCGTCGGCTTCATCGCCCTGCTGCTGGCCCGCAGCGAGCTGTTCACCGAGGGCTTCCTCGTGCCGGTGACCGCGGTGGCCGCCGGCCGGGCCAGCCTCGCGCAGCTGGGCAAGCTGTGGAGCGGCACCCTGCTGACGAACCTGCTCGGCGGGTGGATGTTCATGTGGCTCGTCGTGCGGGCGTTCCCCGACCTCCGGGCCACGGCGATCGAGAGCGCCGTCCACTTCGTCGACGCCCCGCTGGACCTCCAGTCGGCGTCACTGGCCTTCCTGGCCGGGATCGCCATCACGCTGATGACCCGGATGCAGCACGGCACCGAGTCCGACCCGGCGAAGATCGTCGCCGCGATCGCCGGGGCGTTCGTGCTCGCCGGTCTCCAGCTGTTCCACTCGATCCTGGACTCGCTGATCGTCTTCGCCGCGCTGCACGCCGGGGCGCCGTTCGGCTACGGCGACTGGCTGGCCTGGTTCTGGTACACCACCCTGCTCAACATGGCCGGGGGCCTGTTCGTGGTGACCCTGCTCCGGCTGGTCCGCAGCAAGCAGATGATCCAGGACGAGCGCGCCGCGGCCGGGGCCTGA
- a CDS encoding DUF1990 family protein gives MGILRRTTLAQLADAPFTYPEVGATRDAELPAGYHHVDRREHLGSGPVAFDHAAAAVFRWAAQRGAGLRVHASGPASAVGTVVLMTAGLRRLGLDVPCRVVWVVDEPDRRGFAYGTLPGHPESGEESFVVTRDPDGEVHYELRAFSRLATPLARLGAPVSSRVQALALDRYVTTMRRAARG, from the coding sequence GTGGGAATCCTCCGCCGCACGACCCTCGCCCAGCTCGCCGACGCCCCGTTCACCTACCCCGAGGTGGGCGCCACCCGGGACGCCGAGCTGCCGGCCGGCTACCACCACGTGGACCGTCGCGAGCACCTCGGCTCGGGGCCCGTCGCGTTCGACCACGCCGCCGCGGCCGTGTTCCGCTGGGCCGCCCAGCGCGGTGCCGGCCTGCGGGTCCACGCCAGCGGCCCGGCCAGCGCCGTCGGCACCGTCGTGCTGATGACCGCCGGGTTGCGCCGGCTGGGCCTGGACGTCCCGTGCCGCGTCGTGTGGGTGGTCGACGAGCCCGATCGGCGCGGGTTCGCCTACGGCACGCTGCCCGGCCACCCGGAGAGCGGCGAGGAGAGCTTCGTCGTCACCCGGGACCCCGACGGCGAGGTCCACTACGAGCTGCGCGCCTTCTCCCGGCTGGCCACCCCGCTCGCCCGCCTCGGCGCCCCGGTCAGCAGCCGGGTGCAGGCACTGGCGCTGGACCGGTACGTGACGACGATGCGCCGCGCGGCGCGCGGCTGA
- a CDS encoding putative bifunctional diguanylate cyclase/phosphodiesterase, giving the protein MGENAAGLRRTVLVEFCVVAALTLALGAVSVAVDLPATLVRWSRGPVPVDHLVVLLAGSHLFMIVFGARRGAQLKREHRRRARAESDLSHRARHDLLTGLLNRDAFAAAVDGALAAEAATPPALLFIDLDGFGDVNATLGHDTANDLLRAVADRLTAEAPTGAVVARLGGDEFGVLFTGAATADPGTSALGLLTALQQPVQLGELSLDVSVCAGLAAGPVTDPLELMRRADVAFADARTHRTGLVVYSPAIDTFDADRLVLHGELRRAVAAGELRLHYQPQVCLRTGRVIGVEGLVRWEHPRRGLLLPGSFIDLAEQTGLIRELTDAVLVQALADSRAWADAGRPLRVAVNLSARSLGDLELPGHVAALLRDAGVAPGALELEITETAVMEDPARAREVLRQLRLLGVGLSVDDFGTGHASLAYLSQLPVQTLKVDRSFVMGMLTDAGSRTIVKAIIGLAHDLGLRVVAEGVESVATWRELTALRCDEIQGFWLGGAIPSAELPALVAAVEQRLREHSARA; this is encoded by the coding sequence GTGGGTGAGAACGCCGCCGGACTGCGCCGCACCGTGCTGGTCGAGTTCTGCGTGGTCGCCGCCCTGACCCTCGCGCTCGGGGCGGTCAGCGTGGCCGTGGACCTGCCCGCCACCCTGGTCCGCTGGTCGCGGGGGCCCGTCCCGGTCGACCACCTGGTGGTGCTGCTGGCCGGCAGCCACCTGTTCATGATCGTCTTCGGTGCCCGCCGCGGCGCCCAGCTCAAGCGCGAGCACCGCCGGCGGGCCCGCGCCGAGTCCGATCTCTCCCACCGCGCTCGCCACGACCTGCTCACCGGCCTGCTCAACCGCGACGCCTTCGCCGCAGCCGTCGACGGCGCGCTGGCCGCCGAGGCCGCGACGCCACCGGCGCTGCTGTTCATCGACCTGGACGGGTTCGGCGACGTGAACGCCACCCTGGGCCACGACACCGCCAACGACCTGCTGCGCGCCGTGGCCGACCGGCTCACTGCCGAGGCGCCGACCGGTGCCGTGGTGGCGCGGTTGGGCGGCGACGAGTTCGGCGTGCTGTTCACCGGGGCGGCCACCGCGGACCCGGGCACCTCGGCACTCGGCCTGCTCACCGCCCTGCAGCAGCCGGTGCAGCTGGGCGAACTCTCCCTGGACGTGTCCGTCTGCGCGGGCCTGGCCGCCGGCCCCGTGACGGACCCGCTGGAGCTCATGCGCCGGGCCGACGTCGCCTTCGCCGACGCCCGGACCCACCGGACGGGGCTGGTCGTCTACTCCCCCGCCATCGACACCTTCGACGCCGACCGGCTGGTGCTGCACGGTGAGCTGCGCCGGGCCGTCGCGGCCGGTGAACTGCGGCTGCACTACCAGCCGCAGGTCTGCCTGCGCACCGGCCGGGTGATCGGGGTCGAGGGCCTCGTCCGCTGGGAGCACCCGCGCCGGGGTCTGCTGCTGCCCGGGTCGTTCATCGACCTGGCCGAGCAGACCGGGCTGATCCGGGAGCTCACCGACGCGGTCCTGGTGCAGGCCCTCGCGGACAGCCGCGCCTGGGCCGACGCCGGTCGGCCGTTGCGGGTCGCGGTCAACCTCTCCGCGCGCAGCCTCGGTGACCTCGAGCTGCCCGGCCACGTCGCCGCCCTGCTGCGCGATGCCGGGGTGGCCCCGGGGGCACTGGAGCTGGAGATCACCGAGACCGCCGTGATGGAGGACCCGGCCCGGGCGAGGGAGGTGCTCCGCCAGCTGCGGCTGCTGGGCGTCGGCCTGTCCGTGGACGACTTCGGCACCGGGCACGCCTCGCTGGCCTACCTGTCGCAGCTGCCGGTGCAGACGCTCAAGGTCGACCGCTCGTTCGTGATGGGCATGCTCACCGACGCCGGCTCGCGCACGATCGTGAAGGCGATCATCGGGCTGGCGCACGACCTGGGCCTGCGGGTGGTCGCCGAGGGGGTGGAGAGCGTCGCCACCTGGCGGGAGCTCACCGCCCTGCGGTGCGACGAGATCCAGGGCTTCTGGCTGGGCGGCGCCATCCCGTCCGCGGAGCTGCCGGCGCTGGTGGCCGCGGTGGAGCAGCGCCTGCGGGAGCACAGCGCCCGCGCCTGA